In one window of Chryseobacterium sp. JV274 DNA:
- a CDS encoding helix-turn-helix domain-containing protein produces MSDLGLQSLSPLFYWAGIFIAFFSSFLILGKSKKVTADYVLAIWFMIIGIHLIFFVLFHAEGYLRFPSLIGFEIPFPFMHGPMLYLYILYVTSQNSGKKIWLLHWIPVLMIYISLFQFLLLPPQERVEVYQNKGKGYETLSQVIKFLMILSGILYVGLSFLAVRKYKKAISNQYSNTEKINLNWAYYLITGIALIWIAVMIRNNILIFSMVVLFIMVAAYFGISRVGILDYSVVKTEGDTENSTVENSPEVPKYEKTFAGKEAIQDIYNKLVIQMEKEKLYTDPELNLNYVAKLLDVHPNTLSQTINFVENRNFYDYINRQRIEEFKRIAVLPENGKFTILSLAFESGFNSKTSFNRNFKKYMNCSPREFLKSQSITME; encoded by the coding sequence ATGTCTGATCTTGGTCTGCAATCTTTATCACCACTATTTTATTGGGCAGGAATTTTTATTGCCTTTTTTTCATCTTTTCTGATCTTGGGAAAATCCAAGAAGGTGACCGCAGATTATGTGTTGGCAATATGGTTTATGATCATAGGAATTCATCTTATTTTCTTTGTTTTATTTCATGCAGAAGGATATTTGCGTTTCCCTTCTCTCATTGGTTTCGAGATTCCCTTTCCTTTTATGCATGGGCCAATGCTGTATTTGTACATTTTGTATGTCACCAGCCAAAATTCAGGCAAAAAGATCTGGCTGCTGCATTGGATTCCGGTTTTAATGATCTATATCTCTTTGTTTCAGTTTTTGCTGCTCCCTCCGCAAGAGAGAGTAGAGGTATATCAGAATAAAGGAAAAGGGTATGAAACATTGAGCCAGGTGATTAAATTTCTTATGATTCTCTCGGGAATTCTGTATGTAGGATTAAGTTTTCTTGCAGTAAGAAAATATAAGAAAGCAATTTCCAATCAATATTCAAATACTGAGAAAATCAATCTGAACTGGGCATATTATCTGATTACCGGTATTGCGCTGATTTGGATTGCCGTTATGATCAGGAATAATATTCTTATTTTTTCAATGGTTGTTTTGTTTATTATGGTTGCTGCTTATTTCGGGATCAGCCGGGTGGGCATTCTGGATTATTCAGTGGTAAAAACTGAAGGCGATACGGAAAATAGTACAGTTGAAAACAGTCCTGAAGTTCCAAAATATGAGAAAACCTTTGCCGGAAAAGAAGCAATACAGGATATCTATAATAAGCTGGTGATTCAGATGGAGAAGGAAAAATTGTATACAGATCCTGAATTGAACCTGAACTATGTTGCAAAACTTTTGGATGTTCATCCGAATACACTTTCCCAAACCATTAATTTTGTTGAAAACAGAAACTTTTATGACTATATCAACCGTCAGCGGATTGAAGAATTTAAGAGAATAGCAGTGTTACCTGAAAATGGAAAGTTTACGATTCTTTCACTGGCATTTGAGAGTGGATTTAATTCAAAAACCTCTTTTAACCGGAATTTTAAGAAATATATGAACTGCTCACCAAGAGAGTTTCTAAAAAGCCAGAGTATTACTATGGAATAA
- a CDS encoding carbonic anhydrase translates to MSQSYEVIFENNKKWVESKVAEDPNFFKELAKTQHPEFLYIGCSDSRATAEELMGAKPGEVFVHRNIANVVNTLDMSSTAVIQYAVEHLKVKHIIVCGHYNCGGVKAAMTPQDLGLLNPWLRNIRDVYRLHQVELDSIEDENKRYDRLVELNVQEQCINVIKMACVQERYILEEQPIVHGWVFDLRTGKIIDLEIDFEKTLKDIQKIYNLTSSDWVMSRKTK, encoded by the coding sequence ATGTCACAATCGTACGAGGTTATTTTCGAAAACAACAAAAAATGGGTAGAATCCAAAGTAGCTGAAGACCCAAATTTCTTTAAGGAACTTGCAAAAACTCAGCATCCTGAATTTCTTTATATCGGATGTTCAGACAGCAGAGCCACCGCAGAAGAATTGATGGGAGCAAAGCCGGGCGAAGTATTTGTTCACAGAAACATTGCTAATGTAGTCAATACTTTAGATATGAGTTCTACAGCCGTTATTCAATATGCTGTAGAACATCTGAAAGTGAAACACATTATTGTGTGCGGACATTACAACTGTGGTGGTGTAAAAGCCGCGATGACTCCTCAGGATCTGGGATTATTGAATCCCTGGCTGAGAAACATCCGTGATGTTTACAGATTACATCAGGTAGAGCTGGATTCTATTGAAGACGAAAACAAGCGTTATGACAGACTCGTAGAACTTAATGTTCAGGAGCAGTGCATCAACGTGATCAAAATGGCCTGCGTACAGGAAAGGTATATTTTAGAGGAACAACCTATTGTACACGGCTGGGTATTTGACCTTAGAACAGGTAAGATCATTGATCTGGAGATTGATTTTGAGAAAACCTTAAAAGACATCCAAAAGATCTACAATCTTACAAGTTCAGATTGGGTAATGAGCAGAAAGACTAAGTAG